GGTTCCGGACGATCCGCCGCGCGGTCCGCGTCGTGGTGGCACGCTGGGCGCATGCGGGTCGTGAGGGTGCTCGTCGTCGCGGCCGCGGTCGCGCTGACGGCGTGCACGTCCCCGGCCCCGGTGACGTCGACGCCGACCGCGCCACGGGTGGAGGCGAATCCGTCGGGTGTGACGCTGGACGGTACGCCGTGGTGGCCGGCCGGCCTCAACGCCTACCAGCTGGCCACGGACTGGTCCGTCAACATCGGCTGCGGCGCGATGGTCGATCTGGACTCGTTCTTCGCCTCCCTGCCCCCGCACTCGCTCACCCGGTTCAACGCGTTCGATTCGCTCGCGACGAATCGTGTCACCGGCGAATACGATTTCGGGCCGATCGATCGGGTGTTCCAGGCCGCGGAGCGGCACGGCCAGCTGGTTCTGCCGGTGCTGTCGGCGTGGGACGGGGCATGCGCGGACGAAGTGTTCAAGACCAGGGACTGGTACGCGGACGGCTGGCGCGCCCCGCGCCGCGCGAACGGTTCCGCGGCAGCGGAGCGGGGATTCACGCCGACGACGAGCTACGAGCAGTGGGTACGCATCGCGGTGGATCGGTGGAAGGACTCGCCGGCGCTGGCGATGTGGGAGACCATCGGAGAGCCGGAGCCGCTGCTGAGCCGGGACGGGCCGTGTGCTCCGGACGGGCACCAGGTGCTGCGCCGCTTCGTCGACGACGTCGGAGAGATCATCCGGGACATCGACCCGCGGCATCTGATCACGGTGGGCACGATCGGCGGCGGCCAGTGCGGCACCGCGGGTCCGGAGTACCGGCGGCTGGCGGAGTCGCCGTACCTCGATGTCCTCCAATACCACGACTACGGCGCGGACGGAGTGCCGCTGCCCGGAGACG
This genomic interval from Rhodococcus triatomae contains the following:
- a CDS encoding cellulase family glycosylhydrolase; translated protein: MRVVRVLVVAAAVALTACTSPAPVTSTPTAPRVEANPSGVTLDGTPWWPAGLNAYQLATDWSVNIGCGAMVDLDSFFASLPPHSLTRFNAFDSLATNRVTGEYDFGPIDRVFQAAERHGQLVLPVLSAWDGACADEVFKTRDWYADGWRAPRRANGSAAAERGFTPTTSYEQWVRIAVDRWKDSPALAMWETIGEPEPLLSRDGPCAPDGHQVLRRFVDDVGEIIRDIDPRHLITVGTIGGGQCGTAGPEYRRLAESPYLDVLQYHDYGADGVPLPGDAYNGLAVRLRQAQEVGKPLVVTEIGQHAGDSPGCASAAQRVDDVTRKIDGQRRAGTAGALLWAFVPDPREAECTFDIGPDDPVRELLARQNRLG